The DNA sequence CGCTCGGGTACCTGCAGATGGGCTTCAACCGTATGGTCGCCGGGCTCAGGGAGCGGCGACGCCTGGAAGACCTCTTCGGGCGGCACGTCGGAGTGGACGTCGCCCGTGGTGCACTGGACAATGGCGTCAACCTCGACGGCGAGCGACGAGAGGTCAGCGTCATGTTCGTGGACCTGGTCGGCTCGACGGGACTGGCGCAGCGCCAAGGGCCTGAGGTGGTTGTCGAAACGCTCAACGCCTTCTTCGACGTGGTCGTGAGCGTCGTGACCGCCGAGGGAGGATGGGTCAACAAGTTCGAAGGTGATGGCGCGCTGTGCGTCTTCGGGGCGCCGGTCGTGCAGCCCGACCACGCCGCTCGAGCGTTGCGCGCCGCGCACACCCTGCGCAGGGAGTTGCTCGCCCTCGCGGTCAGCCACGCCGAGGTGGACGCCGCCATCGGGGTGTCGTCCGGGGTGGCGGTCGCCGGGAACGTGGGCGCTGCCGAGCGGTATGAGTACACCGTCATCGGCGACCCAGTGAACGAGGCGGCGCGACTGACCGAGCAGGCGAAGGCGCGGCTGGGCCGGGTGCTCGCCAGCGAGGCGACGATCGCCCGAGCCGCAGGGGAAGGTCGGCGGTGGGGCAAGGTCGATGCGCTCGAGCTACGGGGACGAGCCGCGCCCACGCTCGCCTACGAGCCGGGTCCCATCGGCGGGCTGTCCTCGGAGTCGGCGCCGCCGCGGGAGGCGGCCCGGTAGCGTTGCCGGGTCGTGGCCCAGCCGAGCGCCCAGGAGTCGATGGGACGGGTCGGCCTGCCCGCGCCCGTCCGGGACCTCGCTCGGCGTCACTGGGACGCGGTGATCGTCGGAGGCGGCCACAACGGGCTGGCCGCGTCTGCCTACATCGCCCGTGCCGGTCGGCGGGTGCTCGTGTTGGAGGCGAGGGAGCGCCTGGGCGGCGCCTGCACCCTCGAGCAGCCGTTCGACGATCCACGCTGGCACGTCAGCCCGTGCGCCTACCTCGTGGGGCTGCTGCATCCGCTGGTGGTGGAGGAGCTGGAGCTGGCCCGCTTCGGCTACGGCGTGGAGGTCGTCGACCCGCATCTCTGGTGCCCTCTGGAGGACGCGTCGGCCCTGACGCTCTGGAACGATCCCGTGCGCTCGGCCGCCGAGGTGGCAGCCCTCTCGCCCGGCGACGTCGACGGGTATCTCGCCTACGAGGACGTCTTCGCACGGCTGCGACGGGCGCTGCGCGGTCCCGCGACCGACACGTGGCTGGGTGACGCACCGACGCAGGAGGAGCTGGTGGCGCGCCTCGGCGATGATGCGGAGGCAGTCGACGTCGTGCTCGGTGCCCCGATCGCCGACGTCCTCGAGCGACACGTGAAGGACTCGCGGCTGCGGACCGCTCTCCACGGTCAGGGGATCATCGGCACCTACGCCGGTCCGCGTGACGCCGGGACGGCGGCCGTTCACGCCATGCACTCGTCAGGGACTTTGGACGGTGAGGGCGGGGCCTGGGGCTACGTGCGTGGCGGCATGGGTCGGGTGTCGTTCGCCCTGGCCGACGCGGCGATGGCGGCCGGAGCGGTCGTGGCGACGGGGGTCTCCGTGGGCGCCGTCCGACCCGGCGAGGGGGTCGTGGTCGAAGGGGGCGAGACGATCCGCGCCGATGCCGTGGTCTCGAACGCCGATCCCAAGCGGACGCTGGCGCTGTGCGCGAGTGATGTTCCAGGGCACTACCGCCAGCGCCTCGAGGAATGGCGGATGGACAGCCCGGTGGTGAAGGTGAACTGCGGCCTGGTCCGGCTGCCTCGGTTCGTGGCCGCCACCGACGACACGCCCTTCCGATCGATGGTGACGATCAGCACCGGCGTCGACGACACCCAAGCGGCCTGCGCGGCCAGCCGTCGCGGCCTGCCGAGTCCAGCATGGTGCGAGCTGTACTTCCAGACAACCTACGACCCCACCATCGCTCCACGGGGCAAGCACACCATGAGCATCTTCGCCCAGTACGCCCCGTACCGGCTGGCAGAGGGTGACTGGGCGGCGCGGCGGGACGAGATCGGCGATCTCGTCCTGGCTGGCATCGCCCGTTTCGCACCGGACGTGGCTGAGGTCGTCGACCAGCGCCAGGTGCTCGGCCCACCCGACATCGAGGCCCGGACGGGGCTTACCGGAGGTCACATCTTCCAGGGGGAGTGCCTCCCGGACCAGATGTGGGAGAGACGGCTCACACCGCGCACACCCATTCCGGGTGTGTACCTGTGCGGCGCGGCGACGCACCCGGGTGGGAGCGTCATCGGGGCCAACGGCCGCAACGCGGCGATGGTCGTGGTCGGCGACCTGGCCGCGCAACGCAGCGCGCACGCCGATCCCGCCTAGACCGCTCGGAGTCTCCTACGGCACCACCCACCGAC is a window from the Acidimicrobiales bacterium genome containing:
- a CDS encoding NAD(P)/FAD-dependent oxidoreductase, with translation MAQPSAQESMGRVGLPAPVRDLARRHWDAVIVGGGHNGLAASAYIARAGRRVLVLEARERLGGACTLEQPFDDPRWHVSPCAYLVGLLHPLVVEELELARFGYGVEVVDPHLWCPLEDASALTLWNDPVRSAAEVAALSPGDVDGYLAYEDVFARLRRALRGPATDTWLGDAPTQEELVARLGDDAEAVDVVLGAPIADVLERHVKDSRLRTALHGQGIIGTYAGPRDAGTAAVHAMHSSGTLDGEGGAWGYVRGGMGRVSFALADAAMAAGAVVATGVSVGAVRPGEGVVVEGGETIRADAVVSNADPKRTLALCASDVPGHYRQRLEEWRMDSPVVKVNCGLVRLPRFVAATDDTPFRSMVTISTGVDDTQAACAASRRGLPSPAWCELYFQTTYDPTIAPRGKHTMSIFAQYAPYRLAEGDWAARRDEIGDLVLAGIARFAPDVAEVVDQRQVLGPPDIEARTGLTGGHIFQGECLPDQMWERRLTPRTPIPGVYLCGAATHPGGSVIGANGRNAAMVVVGDLAAQRSAHADPA